The following proteins are co-located in the Oceanimonas sp. GK1 genome:
- a CDS encoding NCS1 family nucleobase:cation symporter-1 produces the protein MDDKQLDITHHDPLLYNEDLAPIKHKDRSWGWFEIFNVWSNDIQSLFGYTLAASLFLSYGLNGWAVMAAIILAGFIVMVLVNLTGKPSVKYGIPFPVMIRASMGVRGANFPALLRAIIGIFWYGVQTYFASTAVTLLLTTLWGAGHSEFLGLSGTAWLSFVIVWLFQILLFWQGIDKIKTFLNWAGPLVYVVMLALMAIVWYQAGDQLLPAVATIFSGGGNYQGSDLAAFSAIVGTMVAYFAAVVINFGDFTRFVRSEREMKIGNLVGLPLNVAFFSFIALIITAGTLVLFGEALTNPADIVERVDSLALTIVAALTFFAATVGINLVANFIPPAYDLANLFPKMISFRIGGLITAVVAFFVGALWVSVISQIGIPGFVNALGAIVAPFYGIIVVDYYLIKRQSLNMQQLFSRDPQGAYFYQNGWNKKALIAFGLAALFSIASVWVPALSELNGYGWLIGAALGGIFYYWLAPRNVS, from the coding sequence ATGGATGACAAACAGCTCGACATCACCCATCACGACCCCCTGCTCTACAACGAGGATCTGGCCCCCATCAAGCACAAGGATCGCAGCTGGGGCTGGTTTGAAATTTTCAACGTCTGGTCCAACGACATCCAGAGCCTGTTTGGCTATACCCTGGCGGCGTCGCTGTTTCTCAGTTACGGCCTCAACGGCTGGGCGGTCATGGCGGCCATTATTCTGGCCGGCTTTATCGTCATGGTGCTGGTCAACCTGACCGGCAAGCCCAGCGTCAAATACGGCATTCCCTTTCCGGTGATGATCCGCGCCAGCATGGGGGTACGGGGGGCCAACTTTCCGGCCCTGTTGCGGGCCATCATCGGTATTTTCTGGTACGGGGTGCAGACCTATTTCGCCTCCACCGCGGTGACCCTGCTGCTGACCACCCTGTGGGGCGCGGGCCACAGCGAATTCCTGGGGCTGTCGGGCACCGCCTGGCTGTCGTTCGTTATCGTCTGGTTGTTTCAGATCCTGCTGTTCTGGCAGGGCATCGACAAGATCAAGACCTTCCTCAACTGGGCCGGCCCCTTAGTATACGTGGTGATGCTGGCGCTGATGGCCATTGTCTGGTACCAGGCCGGTGACCAGTTGTTGCCGGCGGTGGCCACCATTTTCAGTGGGGGCGGCAACTACCAGGGCAGCGATCTGGCGGCCTTTTCCGCCATTGTCGGCACCATGGTGGCCTATTTTGCCGCCGTGGTGATCAACTTCGGTGACTTTACCCGTTTCGTGCGCAGCGAGCGGGAGATGAAAATCGGCAACCTGGTGGGCCTGCCGCTGAACGTGGCCTTCTTCTCCTTTATTGCCCTGATCATCACCGCCGGCACCCTGGTGCTGTTTGGGGAAGCGCTGACCAACCCGGCCGATATTGTGGAGCGGGTCGACTCACTGGCACTGACCATAGTGGCGGCGCTGACTTTCTTCGCGGCCACCGTGGGCATCAACCTGGTCGCCAACTTCATTCCGCCGGCCTACGATCTGGCCAACCTGTTTCCCAAGATGATCAGCTTTCGCATCGGTGGCCTCATCACCGCCGTGGTGGCCTTTTTCGTGGGCGCGCTCTGGGTGTCGGTGATAAGCCAAATTGGCATTCCCGGCTTCGTGAACGCTCTGGGCGCCATCGTCGCGCCCTTCTACGGCATTATTGTGGTGGATTACTACCTCATCAAACGCCAGAGCCTGAACATGCAGCAGCTGTTTTCTCGGGATCCCCAGGGGGCTTATTTCTACCAGAATGGCTGGAACAAAAAGGCGCTGATCGCCTTTGGCCTGGCGGCGCTGTTTTCCATTGCCTCGGTCTGGGTGCCGGCGCTGAGTGAGCTCAACGGTTATGGCTGGCTAATTGGAGCGGCATTGGGTGGAATCTTCTACTACTGGCTGGCTCCTCGTAACGTGTCCTGA
- a CDS encoding IS110 family transposase — MNITLIGLDLAKNVIQICGVNQAGKAVFNRSVTRHKVLELLSQYPQVPIAMEACSGSNYWGRALQQRGHPVMLLPPQHVKPFVKGNKNDRNDAFAICEAARRPNMTFVPPRTLEQTDISLVHRLRERRIGERTRLINQLRGLLNEYGIVLAGGKETLKQAMPLLLEDASNELTPRARTYCCDILEEWQQLDEAIRCLDKDIEQQCRDNEACARLTDIRGVGAVTATAMVAFVGNGSQYRNARHFSANLGLVPKEHSSGGKQKLGSITKRGNGYLRKLLIQGAWSIIRHLNKATDRLSLWVKQLAERRGKQRAAVATANKLARIIWVMLFRQEHYRAA; from the coding sequence ATGAACATTACGCTCATTGGTCTCGATTTGGCAAAGAATGTGATTCAGATTTGTGGTGTTAATCAAGCTGGCAAGGCGGTATTCAATCGCAGCGTGACCCGTCACAAGGTACTGGAGCTGCTTAGTCAGTACCCTCAGGTGCCCATTGCGATGGAAGCCTGCAGCGGCTCCAATTACTGGGGCAGAGCCCTGCAGCAGCGGGGTCACCCAGTGATGTTGCTGCCGCCCCAGCATGTGAAACCCTTCGTCAAGGGGAACAAGAACGACCGTAATGATGCCTTTGCTATCTGTGAGGCGGCACGGCGCCCCAACATGACGTTTGTACCGCCGCGCACGCTGGAGCAGACCGACATCAGCCTGGTACACCGGCTGCGAGAGCGCCGCATCGGCGAGCGAACCCGGTTGATTAATCAGTTACGGGGCTTGCTCAATGAGTACGGCATCGTTCTGGCTGGCGGTAAAGAGACGTTAAAGCAAGCCATGCCCTTGCTGTTGGAGGATGCTAGTAACGAACTGACGCCACGGGCTCGGACCTATTGTTGTGACATCCTGGAAGAATGGCAGCAACTGGATGAGGCTATTCGGTGCCTGGATAAAGACATCGAACAGCAATGTCGCGATAACGAGGCCTGCGCCCGACTCACTGACATTCGAGGTGTAGGCGCGGTGACCGCGACCGCCATGGTCGCCTTTGTCGGCAACGGCAGTCAGTACCGCAATGCCCGGCACTTTTCTGCCAACCTGGGGCTGGTACCGAAAGAGCATTCCAGTGGCGGCAAACAAAAGCTGGGCAGTATCACCAAGCGTGGTAATGGGTACTTGCGCAAGCTGTTGATACAAGGTGCCTGGTCGATTATCCGGCACCTGAACAAGGCCACCGACCGGTTATCGCTGTGGGTCAAACAGCTGGCCGAGCGCAGAGGCAAGCAACGCGCTGCGGTGGCCACGGCCAACAAGCTGGCACGGATTATCTGGGTCATGCTGTTCAGGCAGGAGCACTATCGGGCAGCCTGA
- a CDS encoding GntR family transcriptional regulator → MNNKNKDLDKVYQRIWEAIVAHKLLPGTRLKEEELCDTFGLSRGFVRKLLLQLSYHKLVNLVPNSGAFVAEPSPEEARDIFQARRLIEAELVRELASKCTLREKKLLQEHLEKEHQAAEQGDQSLRIRLSGEFHLLIGKLANKPVLTSFLHEIIPRSSLIVALYQNGSRKGHHHGTGPSCSEHNELLEAIAGHHIERAVTLMIDHLNEIEAQLQLEPPAEEDVNLKHIFAEL, encoded by the coding sequence ATGAATAACAAAAACAAGGATCTGGACAAGGTTTATCAGCGCATCTGGGAGGCGATCGTCGCCCACAAGCTGTTGCCGGGCACCCGGCTGAAGGAAGAAGAGCTGTGCGACACCTTTGGGTTAAGCCGGGGCTTCGTGCGCAAATTGTTGCTGCAGCTGTCCTACCACAAACTGGTCAACCTGGTGCCCAACAGCGGCGCCTTTGTGGCCGAGCCCTCGCCGGAAGAGGCGCGGGATATTTTCCAGGCGCGCCGGTTGATCGAAGCCGAGCTGGTGCGGGAGCTGGCGAGCAAGTGCACCCTGCGGGAGAAAAAACTGCTGCAGGAGCACCTGGAAAAAGAACACCAGGCGGCAGAGCAGGGGGATCAGAGCCTGCGCATTCGGCTGTCGGGGGAGTTTCACCTGCTCATCGGCAAGCTGGCCAACAAGCCGGTGCTGACCTCCTTTCTGCACGAAATCATTCCCCGCTCTTCGCTGATCGTGGCGCTCTATCAGAACGGTTCGCGCAAGGGCCACCACCATGGCACCGGACCCTCCTGCAGTGAACACAACGAGTTGCTGGAAGCCATTGCCGGTCATCACATCGAGCGGGCGGTGACGCTGATGATTGACCACCTCAACGAGATCGAAGCCCAGTTGCAGCTGGAGCCGCCGGCCGAGGAAGACGTCAACCTCAAGCACATCTTTGCCGAGCTCTGA
- the cyoB gene encoding cytochrome o ubiquinol oxidase subunit I, protein MSLLGKLTLDAVPYHEPIIMVTLGVVAIAAVVIAFLITRHQKWGVLWRDWITSVDHKRLGIMYIILAFVMLIRGFADAIMMRAQLALSTNGADGYLPPEHYDQIFTAHGVIMIIFMAMPFMIGLMNIVLPLQIGARDVAFPFLNNLSFWLAVSGAVLVNISLGLGEFAKTGWVAYPPLSELDFSPGVGVDYYIWALQISGIGTLLTGVNFLVTVFKMRTHGMKLMQMPIFTWTCTWANILIVASFPILTAVLGMLTLDRYLDFHFFTNAAGGNAMMYINLFWAWGHPEVYILILPAFGIFSEVISTFTGKRLFGYNSMVYASGAISVLGFIVWLHHFFTMGSSANVNAFFGVMTMIIAVPTGVKLFNWLFTMYRGRLRMTVPVLWTLGFMTTFTIGGMTGVLLAVPGADFVLHNSLFLIAHFHNTIIGGAVFGYLAGFAFWFPKAMGFHLDEKLGKVSFWCWQIGFYVAFMPLYVLGFLGMTRRLNSTDNPAWNFWLYLAAVGAVFILVGILVQFYQLYKAFRDREQNKDLTGDPWNGHTLEWSTSSPPQFYNFAKLPHVSDIDAFTDMKEKGTAYKVQGNYQPIHMPKNTACGVLIAAAATAAGFGAIWHIWWMVIAGLVASFVVFLCRAYDTDTDYYVQPDEVERIEQAHLRNVMMKEA, encoded by the coding sequence ATGTCGTTATTAGGTAAACTCACGCTCGACGCCGTGCCCTACCATGAGCCCATTATCATGGTCACTCTGGGCGTGGTGGCCATTGCCGCCGTGGTGATCGCCTTTCTAATCACCCGTCATCAGAAATGGGGCGTGCTCTGGCGCGACTGGATCACCTCGGTGGACCATAAGCGACTGGGCATCATGTATATCATTCTGGCCTTTGTCATGCTGATCCGCGGCTTTGCCGACGCCATCATGATGCGAGCCCAGCTGGCACTGTCGACCAATGGTGCCGACGGCTACCTGCCGCCGGAGCACTACGACCAGATCTTCACCGCCCACGGTGTCATCATGATCATCTTTATGGCCATGCCATTCATGATCGGCCTGATGAACATCGTACTGCCGCTGCAGATCGGTGCCCGCGATGTGGCCTTCCCTTTCCTGAACAACCTTAGCTTCTGGCTGGCGGTGTCCGGCGCCGTGCTGGTGAACATCTCCCTCGGTCTGGGTGAGTTCGCCAAGACCGGCTGGGTGGCCTATCCGCCGCTGTCCGAGCTGGATTTCAGTCCGGGCGTGGGGGTGGATTACTACATCTGGGCCCTGCAGATATCGGGTATCGGTACCCTGCTGACCGGCGTTAACTTCCTGGTGACCGTGTTCAAAATGCGCACTCACGGTATGAAGCTGATGCAGATGCCAATCTTCACCTGGACCTGTACCTGGGCCAACATTCTGATTGTGGCGTCCTTCCCGATCCTGACCGCGGTACTGGGCATGCTGACCCTGGATCGCTACCTGGACTTCCACTTCTTCACCAATGCCGCCGGCGGCAACGCCATGATGTACATCAACCTGTTCTGGGCCTGGGGTCATCCCGAGGTGTACATTCTGATCCTGCCGGCTTTTGGTATTTTCTCCGAGGTGATCTCCACCTTTACCGGCAAGCGCCTGTTTGGTTACAACTCCATGGTGTATGCCAGCGGCGCCATTTCGGTGCTGGGTTTCATTGTGTGGCTGCACCACTTCTTCACCATGGGCTCCAGCGCCAATGTGAACGCTTTCTTTGGCGTGATGACCATGATCATCGCCGTGCCCACCGGGGTGAAGCTGTTCAACTGGCTGTTCACCATGTATCGCGGTCGTCTGCGCATGACGGTACCGGTGCTGTGGACGCTGGGCTTTATGACCACCTTTACCATTGGCGGCATGACCGGCGTACTGCTGGCGGTACCGGGTGCCGACTTCGTGCTGCACAACAGCCTGTTCCTGATCGCCCACTTCCACAACACCATCATCGGTGGTGCCGTGTTCGGCTACCTGGCCGGTTTTGCCTTCTGGTTCCCGAAAGCCATGGGCTTCCACCTCGATGAGAAGCTGGGCAAGGTATCCTTCTGGTGCTGGCAAATCGGCTTCTACGTGGCCTTTATGCCGCTGTACGTGCTGGGTTTCCTGGGCATGACCCGTCGCCTCAACAGCACCGACAACCCGGCCTGGAACTTCTGGCTGTACCTGGCCGCGGTGGGTGCTGTCTTCATCCTTGTCGGCATTCTGGTGCAGTTCTACCAGCTCTATAAAGCCTTCCGTGACCGTGAGCAGAATAAAGACTTGACCGGCGACCCCTGGAACGGCCACACCCTGGAGTGGTCCACCAGCTCACCGCCCCAGTTCTATAACTTCGCCAAACTGCCGCACGTCAGCGACATCGATGCCTTTACCGACATGAAGGAAAAGGGCACCGCCTACAAGGTGCAGGGCAACTATCAGCCGATCCACATGCCGAAGAACACCGCCTGTGGCGTGCTGATCGCCGCCGCAGCCACCGCCGCCGGTTTTGGTGCCATCTGGCATATCTGGTGGATGGTGATTGCCGGTCTGGTGGCCAGCTTTGTTGTCTTCCTGTGCCGGGCCTATGACACCGACACCGACTATTACGTGCAGCCCGACGAAGTCGAGCGCATCGAGCAGGCACACCTGCGTAACGTGATGATGAAGGAGGCCTGA
- a CDS encoding LysR substrate-binding domain-containing protein yields the protein MTQLTTLDPVLLRSFVAVADTGSFTRAADSTHLTQSTVSQQVRKLESQLGCELLNRKGRYITATLEGERVLNYARRILQLMQEAVAQTSLSIEQQKIRLGVPEDFATHAIMPALSAFADQYPGIRMEVKSGLCSDIWREFQRGELDLALVKQRPGSVPGLASWPEPLCWIDGLDSNNLANQPVPLVTFPIGGLYRGEMAHTFDRLGRSWRLAYVSTSLSGVCCAVEAGFGISLLPRRLVTARHRILNEADGLPAVPDLELTLHTGDQLSAHSKILADRLISACNDTCRQ from the coding sequence ATGACTCAACTGACAACGCTCGATCCGGTGCTGCTGCGCAGCTTTGTGGCCGTGGCCGACACCGGCAGCTTTACCCGGGCCGCCGACAGCACTCACCTCACCCAGTCCACCGTCAGCCAGCAGGTACGCAAGCTGGAATCCCAGCTCGGCTGCGAACTGCTTAACCGCAAGGGCCGCTATATTACCGCCACCCTGGAAGGAGAGCGGGTGCTCAACTATGCCCGGCGCATCCTGCAACTGATGCAGGAAGCCGTGGCCCAGACCAGCCTGAGCATAGAGCAGCAGAAAATTCGCCTAGGGGTGCCGGAAGACTTCGCCACCCACGCCATCATGCCGGCGCTGTCGGCCTTTGCCGATCAGTATCCCGGCATTCGGATGGAGGTGAAAAGCGGCCTGTGCAGCGATATCTGGCGGGAATTTCAGCGCGGTGAGCTGGATCTGGCCCTGGTCAAACAGCGCCCGGGCAGCGTGCCGGGACTGGCCAGCTGGCCCGAGCCGCTGTGCTGGATAGATGGCCTGGACAGCAACAACCTGGCCAACCAGCCGGTGCCGTTGGTGACCTTTCCCATCGGCGGCCTGTACCGGGGCGAGATGGCCCACACCTTTGACCGGCTGGGCCGCAGCTGGCGACTGGCCTATGTGAGCACCAGCCTGTCGGGGGTCTGTTGCGCGGTGGAAGCAGGCTTTGGCATCTCGCTGCTGCCCCGGCGGCTGGTCACCGCCCGGCACCGTATTCTGAACGAGGCCGACGGCCTGCCCGCCGTGCCGGATCTGGAACTGACCCTGCACACCGGCGACCAGCTTTCCGCTCACAGCAAAATACTTGCCGACCGCCTGATCAGCGCCTGCAACGACACCTGCCGCCAGTAA
- a CDS encoding LysE family translocator produces MEFSSWLALAAICIMGAVSPGPSLAVVIRNTVRGGQGHGVLTALGHGLGVGLYALITALGLALLITRNPLLFDIIRYGGAAFLAWLGIKALLARPQPAAAEEGSHGVRGRQGAFEGFMVAFLNPQLAIFFVALFSQFVRADTGWQQGGIMMLTAGGIDALWYVLVALLLSRGPVLSWLREKSFVIDRLSGLVLLALALKVVL; encoded by the coding sequence ATGGAGTTTTCCAGCTGGCTGGCCCTGGCGGCCATCTGCATCATGGGGGCGGTCAGCCCCGGCCCGAGTCTGGCGGTGGTTATTCGCAACACGGTGCGCGGCGGTCAGGGCCATGGCGTGCTCACCGCCCTGGGCCACGGTCTGGGAGTGGGGCTTTATGCGCTGATCACGGCGCTGGGGCTGGCGCTGCTCATTACCCGTAATCCGCTGCTGTTCGACATCATTCGCTATGGCGGAGCCGCCTTTCTGGCCTGGCTCGGCATCAAGGCGCTGCTGGCCAGGCCGCAACCGGCAGCGGCGGAAGAAGGCAGCCATGGCGTGCGCGGCCGGCAGGGTGCCTTTGAAGGCTTTATGGTGGCCTTTCTCAACCCGCAGCTGGCCATTTTCTTTGTGGCCCTGTTCAGCCAGTTTGTGCGCGCCGACACCGGCTGGCAGCAGGGCGGCATCATGATGCTCACTGCCGGCGGCATTGACGCGCTCTGGTATGTGCTGGTGGCGCTGCTGCTGTCCCGGGGGCCGGTGCTGAGCTGGCTGCGTGAAAAGTCCTTTGTTATCGATCGGCTCAGCGGCTTGGTGCTGCTGGCACTGGCACTGAAAGTGGTGCTGTAG
- the cyoA gene encoding ubiquinol oxidase subunit II, whose product MFIRKLVNLLLAGVASLTLAGCEGGVLDPKGQIGADEKYLIIVATGLMLLVVVPVIVMTLYFAWKYREGRNEIYAPKWSHSTKIETVVWVIPIIIIVVLGTITWRSTHALDPYKKLEHDKDHLVVQVVSLNWKWLFIYPEQGIATVNELAFPTDVPVEFRITSDTTMNSFFIPQLGSQIYSMAGMETQLHLIANEPGRFDGISANYSGEGFTGMQFDAIATEDEAGFEAWVEKVKADPDTLDMSAYQQLAEPSEHHPVEYFGDVSPDLFHNVVMKFMQDHHPVAGDEHQHHLSASTMMEAEK is encoded by the coding sequence TTGTTTATTCGAAAGTTAGTTAACCTGCTGCTGGCAGGGGTGGCGTCGCTGACGCTGGCCGGCTGCGAAGGCGGCGTGCTGGACCCCAAGGGTCAGATCGGCGCCGACGAAAAGTACCTGATCATCGTCGCCACCGGCCTGATGCTGCTGGTGGTGGTGCCGGTGATCGTGATGACGCTGTACTTCGCCTGGAAATATCGGGAAGGACGCAACGAAATCTACGCACCCAAGTGGTCACACTCCACCAAGATTGAAACCGTGGTGTGGGTGATCCCCATCATCATCATCGTGGTTCTGGGCACCATTACCTGGCGCTCCACCCATGCTCTGGATCCGTACAAGAAACTCGAGCACGACAAGGACCATCTGGTGGTCCAGGTGGTGTCGCTCAACTGGAAGTGGCTGTTTATCTATCCGGAGCAGGGCATTGCCACCGTCAATGAACTGGCGTTCCCCACCGATGTGCCGGTGGAATTCCGCATCACTTCCGACACCACCATGAACTCGTTTTTCATTCCGCAACTGGGTAGCCAGATCTACTCCATGGCGGGCATGGAGACCCAGCTGCACCTGATTGCCAATGAACCCGGCCGTTTTGATGGCATCTCCGCCAACTACAGCGGCGAAGGCTTCACCGGCATGCAGTTTGACGCCATTGCCACCGAAGACGAAGCCGGCTTTGAGGCCTGGGTGGAGAAGGTCAAGGCCGATCCGGACACCCTCGACATGAGCGCCTATCAGCAACTGGCCGAGCCCAGCGAACACCACCCGGTGGAATACTTTGGCGATGTCAGCCCGGATCTCTTCCACAACGTTGTGATGAAGTTTATGCAGGATCATCACCCCGTGGCGGGCGATGAACACCAACATCATCTGTCAGCCAGCACCATGATGGAGGCTGAGAAATAA
- the yjjG gene encoding pyrimidine 5'-nucleotidase, with translation MRYDWILFDADDTLFHFDAFSGLNRMFADFGVHFDEQAFARYQTQNAPLWVAYQNGEIDAGELRHRRFAEWAERLAVSTERLNEAFMTTMVEVCTLLPGASELIAALQGKARLGIITNGFAAMQQARLQRAGWEQAFSPLVVSEEVGVAKPHAGIFEHALDLMGNPERDRVLMVGDNPHSDILGGLNAGLHTCWLNTQGKLAPEGITPHHEVTSLGQLQQWLLEA, from the coding sequence ATGCGCTACGACTGGATACTGTTCGACGCCGACGACACCCTGTTTCATTTCGACGCATTCAGCGGACTTAACCGCATGTTCGCCGACTTTGGCGTGCACTTCGATGAACAGGCCTTTGCCCGCTATCAAACGCAAAACGCGCCGCTGTGGGTGGCCTACCAGAACGGCGAGATTGATGCCGGCGAGCTGCGCCACCGCCGCTTTGCCGAGTGGGCCGAGCGACTGGCGGTGAGCACGGAGCGGCTGAACGAGGCCTTTATGACCACCATGGTGGAGGTGTGTACCCTGCTGCCCGGCGCCAGCGAACTGATTGCCGCGCTGCAAGGCAAGGCACGCTTAGGCATCATCACCAACGGTTTTGCCGCCATGCAGCAGGCCCGGCTGCAGCGCGCCGGCTGGGAGCAGGCCTTTTCACCTTTGGTGGTCTCGGAAGAAGTGGGCGTGGCCAAGCCCCACGCAGGCATCTTTGAACACGCCCTTGACCTGATGGGTAACCCCGAACGCGACCGGGTACTGATGGTGGGCGACAACCCCCACTCCGACATTCTCGGCGGCCTCAACGCCGGTCTGCACACTTGCTGGCTCAACACTCAGGGCAAGCTCGCGCCCGAGGGCATTACTCCCCACCATGAAGTGACGTCCCTTGGCCAGCTGCAGCAGTGGCTGCTGGAGGCATAA
- a CDS encoding IS4 family transposase, with translation MLLSDALARTSLNRTVEFHSLAEVLDPEIIQACLASNGVATVRKRKLPMEAMVWAVIGMALFRGDSVRQLINKLDIVLPQEVDSVVRSAVTQARKKLGSDVVRDIFRQTSANWHAQAQHPHWSGLNLYGVDGVVWRTPDSPPNAGAFARTANQSTDAAYPQVRMVCLMELSSHLLVDSAFDSVAVNEMQLAVRLLPSIPDHSLTLFDKGFYSLGLLHAWQQGQQRHWLLPLRKGTQYEVVRNLGRDDKLVRLTPSPQARKKWPDLSETLEARLLSKTVKGKLVHILTSLTDAMAYPGRDIVDLYAHRWEIELGYREMKQHLLDSRFTLRSQLPELIHQELWGVLLAYNLIRYKMILMARVLPATYPNQLSFREASSYIIFKLSQLPSVAPGNLPREVFAPEKQAKQFKLEGKRERSYPRVLKASKNTYPVRKKNAAHLK, from the coding sequence ATGCTGCTTTCTGACGCACTGGCTCGCACCTCCCTCAATCGCACCGTTGAATTTCACAGCCTGGCTGAGGTGCTCGACCCCGAGATAATCCAAGCTTGTCTGGCTTCAAACGGGGTGGCGACGGTGCGCAAGCGCAAACTTCCGATGGAAGCCATGGTCTGGGCAGTCATTGGCATGGCGCTGTTTCGTGGCGATTCCGTACGCCAGCTCATCAATAAGCTGGATATCGTCCTGCCACAAGAAGTCGACTCGGTGGTGCGCAGCGCGGTCACACAAGCACGTAAAAAGCTGGGCAGCGACGTGGTGCGCGATATCTTCAGGCAAACCAGTGCCAACTGGCATGCGCAGGCTCAGCATCCGCACTGGAGCGGACTGAACCTGTATGGTGTTGACGGCGTAGTCTGGCGCACTCCGGACTCACCACCGAATGCCGGTGCCTTTGCCCGCACCGCCAACCAATCCACGGACGCCGCTTATCCCCAGGTGCGCATGGTGTGCCTGATGGAGCTGAGCAGCCATTTGTTGGTGGACAGCGCCTTTGACAGCGTCGCGGTCAATGAAATGCAGCTGGCGGTCCGCTTGCTGCCGAGCATACCGGACCATAGCCTGACGCTGTTTGATAAAGGGTTCTACTCATTGGGGTTGCTGCATGCCTGGCAACAAGGGCAGCAACGGCACTGGTTGCTGCCGTTGCGTAAAGGCACGCAGTATGAGGTGGTGCGCAACCTGGGCCGCGATGACAAACTGGTGCGGTTGACCCCCAGCCCGCAGGCAAGAAAAAAGTGGCCCGACTTATCGGAGACGCTGGAAGCGAGACTGCTGAGTAAAACCGTCAAGGGAAAGCTCGTTCATATCCTGACCTCTCTGACCGATGCCATGGCCTATCCGGGTCGGGATATTGTGGATTTATATGCCCATCGCTGGGAAATCGAGCTGGGCTATCGAGAAATGAAGCAGCACCTGCTGGACAGTCGCTTCACCTTGCGTAGCCAGTTGCCGGAGCTGATACACCAGGAGTTATGGGGTGTGCTGCTGGCCTACAACCTTATCCGCTACAAAATGATCTTGATGGCTCGAGTGTTACCGGCGACCTATCCGAATCAGCTGAGCTTCAGGGAAGCCTCGTCCTACATCATCTTCAAGCTGAGCCAGCTGCCCAGTGTGGCACCGGGCAACTTGCCAAGAGAGGTATTTGCCCCAGAGAAACAGGCCAAACAGTTCAAGCTGGAGGGGAAACGAGAACGAAGTTATCCAAGAGTGCTGAAAGCTTCCAAAAACACCTATCCGGTCAGAAAGAAAAATGCCGCTCACCTTAAGTGA
- a CDS encoding bifunctional allantoicase/(S)-ureidoglycine aminohydrolase → MARNTYYAPKGGLPPQTQLIHDRAVFTEAYAVIPKGVMSDIVTSFLPFWDETRLWVIARPMSGFSETFSHYIMEVSPNGGSDKPELDAGAEGVIFIVEGEMTLNLEGKEHHMELGGYAYLPPGANWTVKNNSDAPVRFHWLRKAYEYVDGIDVPEAFVTNENDIAPTSMPDTNDVWATTRFTDPTDLRHDMHVNIVTFQSGGVIPFDETHVMEHGLYVLEGKAVYHLNQDWVEVEAGDYMWLRAFCPQACYAAGPSRFRYLLYKDVNRHMVLNSSPAYRGNRR, encoded by the coding sequence ATGGCCCGTAATACCTATTATGCCCCCAAGGGCGGTCTGCCCCCGCAGACTCAACTGATCCATGATCGTGCCGTGTTCACCGAAGCTTACGCCGTGATCCCGAAAGGCGTGATGAGCGACATCGTGACCAGCTTCCTGCCGTTCTGGGACGAAACCCGCCTGTGGGTGATTGCCCGTCCGATGAGCGGTTTCTCCGAGACCTTCTCTCACTACATCATGGAAGTGTCTCCCAATGGTGGCAGCGACAAGCCCGAGCTGGATGCCGGTGCCGAAGGCGTTATCTTCATCGTTGAAGGTGAAATGACCCTGAACCTGGAAGGCAAAGAGCACCACATGGAGCTGGGTGGCTATGCCTACCTGCCGCCGGGTGCCAACTGGACCGTTAAGAACAACAGCGACGCGCCGGTACGTTTCCACTGGCTGCGCAAGGCCTACGAATACGTAGACGGCATCGACGTGCCGGAAGCCTTTGTGACCAACGAAAACGACATCGCCCCGACCTCCATGCCGGACACCAACGACGTGTGGGCCACCACCCGTTTCACCGATCCGACCGATCTGCGTCACGACATGCACGTGAACATCGTGACCTTCCAGTCTGGCGGCGTGATCCCGTTTGACGAAACCCACGTGATGGAACACGGCCTGTACGTGCTGGAAGGCAAGGCCGTTTACCACCTGAACCAGGACTGGGTGGAAGTGGAAGCCGGTGACTACATGTGGCTGCGCGCCTTCTGCCCGCAGGCCTGCTACGCCGCCGGTCCCAGCCGCTTCCGTTACCTGCTGTACAAGGACGTGAACCGCCACATGGTGCTGAACTCGTCCCCTGCTTACCGCGGCAACCGTCGCTAA